AGGCTAAGACCCTGCGTCCCTTTGTGGAGAAAATGATTACCAAAGCGAAGTCGGGCACCTTGCACGACCGTCGCCAGGTAATGCGTCACATCCCCAACAAGAAGGTTGTTAACTACTTGTTTGAGGATCTGGCGGAGAAATTTGAAAATCGGCCCGGTGGTTATACCCGGATCGTGAAATTAGAAAACCGCACCGGTGACAACGCTCCCATGTCTCAGATTTCTCTGGTGCTTGAGGAGACCGTGTCCGCCGAGGCTACCCGGGCTACCCGCGCTGCAGCATCCAAGAAAGCCGCAGAGCAGGCCGCTGCCGAGG
This genomic interval from Corynebacterium poyangense contains the following:
- the rplQ gene encoding 50S ribosomal protein L17, whose translation is MPTPKKGPRLGGSPSHQRKILSNLAAQLIEHGAIKTTDAKAKTLRPFVEKMITKAKSGTLHDRRQVMRHIPNKKVVNYLFEDLAEKFENRPGGYTRIVKLENRTGDNAPMSQISLVLEETVSAEATRATRAAASKKAAEQAAAEEAAPEATEATENAEATEAEVNEEAVEESEAQNKAAEAEEKAADK